The following nucleotide sequence is from Paeniglutamicibacter kerguelensis.
GCTGACGAAGCAAAAGGACCGGCAGCGCCCGCCGACGGCCCGCCCGACTCCGGCACCCTGGAACCCGAAATTCCCGGGAAACTCCCGGGCACTCCCACTCAGCCCGATGCCCTCCAGGTTGAAGAGACCGTGGCGACGGCGCCGTGGTGGCGCCGCGTGATCGGCCGGGCACAACACACCTGGGATTCGCGCATCAAGCCGCCGGAGAATTTCGGGTTCCCTCCGGATCCCGGACACGACGTCCCGGCACCCGCGGCGGAAACCCTCAACGGTGCCCGGGCGCACCCGGTGGCCTTCGGATTCCTCTTTACCGTCGGTGTCGGGCTCGCATTGCTTGGATTCTTCCTGCTCACCAACGTGGGTTCCCTGGTCACCTGGATTGCGATCGCCCTGTTCATCGCGCTGGGCCTGGATCCGGTGGTGCGCTACTTTGTGGGCAGGGGCCTTTCACGCATCGCCGCCGTCTTGATCACCATGGCCTTGCTTCTGGGAGTCGCCGGAGGATTCATCGGCATCATCATCCCGACGATCGTGACCCAGACGGCACAGTTCATCGAACGGGCCCCGAGCATCGTCGACGAATTCCTGAAGTCGGAATTCTTCGTTTCCCTGGACCGGCAATACCAGGTCTCCGACCGCATCAGCCAGGAAATCGGCAAGTTCTTCACCGACACCGGTGCCGTGGGCGGAATCTTCGGCGGCGTCCTGGGAGTCGGCAGCGTGGTGGCGCAGGGCCTGTTCGGCGTCTTCATCGTGCTGGTGTTGGCGATCTACTTCCTCGCCTCGCTTCCGGCGTTCATGGCCTTCTGCTACAGGCTTGCCCCGCGCTCCAAGCGGGCCAGGACCGAGAAGCTTGGCAACACCATCACCCGCTCGGTCGGCAACTACGTCATGGGCCAGGCCGTTGTCGCGGTGCTGAACGCCACGGTCGCGCTGATCCTCATGAGCATCCTCAACGTCCCGTTCGCCGCCCTGCTCACCCTGATGGTCGCCATCCTGGCGTTCATCCCGCTGGTCGGCGCGGCAATTGCCGGCATCCTGGTGTCGCTGATCTCGCTGACCCTGGGATGGCAGACCGCAGTCGTCTACGCGATTTGCTACTTCGGCTACCTGCAGCTCGAGGCCTACTTCATCTCCCCGCGGATCATGCAGAAGGCCGTCTCCGTGCCCGGTGCGGTGGCCGTCATCTCCGTGATCGCCGGCGGCACCCTTATGGGCGTGGCCGGGGCTTTGATGGCCATTCCCACGGCCGCCGCCGCCATGTTGCTGCTGCGCGAGGTCTTCATCGTGCGGCAAGACCGGCGCTAGCCGCACGTGGTCCGCGATGGCGGGCGCTGTGACCGGAATGGGGACGATATTGCTCGGAGCGGGAGTGCCGTCCCGTGACGTCCCCAGCGGTGGCCCATTTGCTGCGCACCCGGGCCCATTCCCGGCACCGGACACCCAGGAACGTCTGGTCCCCCGCATGGGGTCCGGAGGTCCTTGCGCCGCGGGGCAACGGAATACCGGAAAGATGCTGGCCAGAAGGACAGGTCAAGCACCCGTGAGCTTGAAGAACTCATGGAGTTTGGGGAGAAGGAGGGGTCTTGAAGAGCCGTTCTCACCCAGGGAGCGCTGCACAGCCCCGGTGCTGTCTTTCGATTCGTGATCCCAAGTCACGGGCTCATCGATTTGGATCCAGGCTCAATCGCATGCCGACCGACCGCGGTCAAAGACCCGGCGGGAACTGCCGTCCGCCGCTCATGTTGCGAACGCGCAGCATGTGTCTGGGCCTCGTCATCAACCCTCATGCCGCGATCCATATTTCTATTCTCCGAACGAGGCCGGAGTGTCTACAAAAATGAAGGTGGTTCATCCCGGAGCCGACTACAGAGCCGCCAGCGTTGTACTACCCATGGTGCGGATGCTATGCCTGAGGTCCGGATGATTGCCGGCAGGCCTGCGCATCCGAAGAAGATCCTCACGAAACCGAAGGAGCAACCATGGCTGACTATGACAACGAAAAGCGGAACCTGGAACACTGGAGCCACCGGATCTCACAGGCCCTGCAGATCCTGGACTTGGAGGAAGAGAATGAACTGATCCTCAAGCCTGGCCGAGGAATCCTCCAGGTCGGTGAGCCCCTCTGCCGGACCGATCAGCGCGTTCTACGTCGGATACGCCGCGGCTCTGGCGGCCACCAGCGGCCACATTGATCCACAAAAGGCAGTGAGATCCGCCGTGGAGAAAGCCCTGAAGCTGTGCGAAGCCGGCAACGAGCAGGGCCCCGATCGCGGCGGATGGGCGGAGACCGCCCGATAGTCCGCTGCCGGACGTTTTCCGTTTCGAAACGCCCGGTACCGATCCCGTATCCCGATTTAGGCCGTGACCGACGCGCCGACCTCGTGCCCGTCGGAGGCCGGCACCAGCTTGACCACTACGTGCTTGGACACCGGGGTATTGCTTCCCTCCGCCACGGCCTCCAGCGGGACCAGCACATTCGCCTCGGGATAGTAGGCCGCTGCACAACCCCGGGCACTGGGGTAGGCCACCACCCGGTAATTGCGCAACACGCGTTCCTTGTGGTCCACATACTCGCCATGGATATCCACGTATTGGCCATCCTGAAGACCCAGTTCGGCCAGGTCCTTTGGGTTCACGAAAACCACCTGGCGGCCCTTCATGATCCCGCGGTAGCGGTCATTATGTCCGTAAATCGTCGTGTTGAACTGGTCGTGCGAACGCATCGTCTGCAGGATCAGCCGCCCCGGCGGACATTGCACGTGTTCCAAGTCGTTGACCGTGAACACGGCCTTGCCGGTGGCCGTATGGAAGGTCCGCGAATCCCGCGGGCCATTGGCCATCACAAAACCGCCATCCTGCCGAATCCGCTGGTTGTAGTCCGCGCAACCGACCACCACGCGCGAGATGTGCTCCCGGACCAGGTCGTAGTTCTTCTCGAATCCGGTCCAGTCCACGTTCACCTTCTGACCCAACGTGGCCCGTGCCATCCGGGATACGATGGCCACCTCTGAAAGCGGGTGCGGCGCCACAGGCTCCACCTTGCCCCATGACGGATGCACGGCACAAACGGTATCCTCCACGGAGACGAACTGCTCGCCGCTTGCCTGCCGATCGATTTCCGTCCGACCCATGGTGGGCAAAATCAGGGCCTCCCGGCCCACGACGGTGTGGGACCGGTTCAGCTTCGTGGAGATCTGGACCGACATCTCCAATTTCTCCATGGCCGCCTCCGCCTCATGGGTGTCCGAAATCGCCGCCACCAGGTTTCCTCCCAGCGCCACGAAAACCTTCATTTCGCCGTCGCGCATTTTCTGGATGGTCTGCACCGCATCGGTCCCGTGCTCGCGGGGCGGATTGAAGCCGAACTCCTTCTCGATCGCGTCCAGGAAGCTTGGCGGCATTTGTTCCCAGATGCCCATGGTTCGATCCCCCCTGCACGTTGGAGTGCCCGCGGATCGGGGACGCCCCGGCGCCGGGTTTACCGATGTTGCCGCGCAGCAGCAGCAGGTTGATGATCTCCTTGATGGTGGCCACCGCCTTTTCTGCTGGGTCAGGCCCATGGCCCAGGTAATGATGACCCGCTCGGCCTTCAGATAGCGCACAGCAAGTTCGTCGATCTCCTCACGGCGCAGGCCCGTGGATTCGAGCACCGCGTCCTCATCGAGCCGGGCCAGGTGCGCTTTGAGTTCCTCCAAGCCCTCGCAGTGGTCTTCAATGAATTGACGGTCCAGCACCGTTCCCGGGCTCGCTTCCTCCGCTTCCAGGACCCTCTTGGAAACCGCCTGCAGCAGTGCCATGTCACCGCCGAGGCGGATCTGCATGAATTGGTCCGCGATGTCGGTGCCCCGGCCGATGATGCCCTTGACTTCTTGCGGGTTTTTGTAGCGCCGCAGGCCGGCCTCCGGTAGCGGATTCACAGCGACAATCGCGGCGCCATTGCCTTTAGCTTCTTCCAGAGCGGTGAGCATCCGGGGGTGGTTGGTGCCCGGATTCTGGCCCACGATGATGATCAGGTCTGATTTGCCGAAGTCGTCATACGCAATGGTGCTCTTGCCGATGCCCAAGGTCTGCCCCATCGCCCAACCGGTGGACTCGTGGCACATGTTCGAGCAGTCCGGCAGGTTGTTGGTGCCGAATGCCCGCACAAACAGCTGGTAGATGAAGGCCGCCTCGTTGGAGGTGCGGCCACTGGTGTAAAAAGCCGCCTCGTCCGGGGACGCCAGGCTGTTCAGTTTCGTGCCAATAATCGAAAATGCCTCGTCCCAGCCGACCGGCCGGTAGTGGTCCTCGCCCGCGGGCTTGTACACCGGCTCGGTGAGTCTGCCTTGCTGGCCCAGCCAGTACTCCGACTGCCCGCGCAGTTCGCTGACCGAATGCTCCGCCCAGAAGCCGGATTCCACGGTGATCGGAGTGGCTTCCCAAGTGACGGCCTTGGCCCCGTTCTCACAGAACTCAAAGGCCTTGCGGTGGTCGGGGTCCGGCCACGCACAACTCATGCAGTCGAAGCCGTCCCTGTGGTTCATCGCCAGCAGCGTCTTGCGGCTCCTGTCCACACCCATGTCCTTGAGGGCCGGAACCATTGAATGCATGACTCCGGGTAGGCCCGCCGCCCAGGTTTTCGGTTTGCCGACCTCCATTTCGTCGTCGGTGGGCTCGTCTACGCGAGGAGGATTTTTGCGTGCCATTTTGCACTTCCCTTTTCTTCACCAATGCCGGTCTGCGCGCTTGCATGCCGTCTGGGAGTGTGACCGCGCGCACCTATCTCAGGACTAACAGTTATTCGCGGGTGCCGCAAGCAAAGCGGGCTTTGGGGCGGGCGGATCCTTACAGTCAGGCGGGAGCAGGGCGACTCCGGAGCGCCGGGGTGGGTAGGAAAAACTTCAGAACATTGGCCCGGAACCCTTGCCAAGCCAACCAGGTGGCAGGAAATCCTCCATCCTCCAGATGTTGGTGTAAAAACTCCGCGGCCCGGCCGTGACCCCTGCCGCCAGGGGCGTTGAAAGCCTCGGCACCAACCGCCGTGGACGGTTACGGCGGACCCTCGCGGCCAGGGACGGAGCCCGATCCCTACCCGAACCCTACTCCTGACCCGTTTCCGTCAATGCCTTCCACTTCTTCGGGAATGGAACGCTGCTGGCCTACGGCTCCAAACATCGCCGAACAGCCAGCTCCAGGATTCCAGATCCGGGTTCCATCAGCCGTCCCAGCCGCACGTACAGAGCAGACTTCGGGAATGCGCGGTCTTGGATTGGGGTTCCCACAATTCGATGATGGGAAAGCACCAACGAAGAGGACGGAGGTAAGTTACAAGCGTGGAAGCTACGTTGTATGTACCATCGTGGGCATTCTTGTGGCCGTTGCCTTGGTGATCTGGATAGTTTCAGCGATCTAGATCGACGTCCCCAGTAGCCATAAGGTCGCCCGACCATAGTTGGGGAGGCTACCTCAGGAAGGACTTGGGATACGCGCATCATTTGTATCCCAAGGCTTTTTGTTCAGGACGGAAGCCGATGGCCACAGTCATTTATGTAGTCCTCAGCACGGAACTTTTAACGCAGGCAATTGCTATCTGACAGATCAAGTCAGCTACCCCGGATGGCGCCCCCTGAAGCTACGAGGCGACGTGGAAGGTCGCGACACGCACTGCATCAGTCTTTCACGTAGTGTCAGCCCGGCGGCACGACCCATGGGGCACACTTGATGCCATGGACGGTGCCGAGGAATTTACGACCCAAAGCTCGACGGTTGAGGATTGGACGCGGGCCTTGGCGGAGTCCACCGGCTCGCCGGGCGGGGGTGCCGGGACGGGGTTGATGCTCGCCATCGCCGCTTCACTGACATCCATGGTTGCCGGCTACACCGAAGCCGACGCGCGCGAGCACGGGGAACTCTCCCGCGTTCGGGCACGAGCTCGATCACTCCGGCAGGACGCTCTTCGCCTGGCCGACCAAGACGCGTCAGCATCCCGGGCCTTCGGAGCCGCGTTTCGGTTGGAACCGGGTCCGGAACGTGATGCCGCCATATCTCGGGCATCCATTGATGCCGCCAAGGCATCGGCCGTCCTGGGCAGGCGGGCTATCGTTGCCATCGGGGACCTGGCGTGGCTCGCGGCCAACGGCAACCCGGCACTTATTGCCGACGTCGTCGTCGCGTTCGGCGCCTTGAGGGCTACGGTGGCCGGTGCGCGCACCAACGTCAGCTTCGATCTCGCTGCGCTCACCTCCGGTGGCAGCACTTTGGAGCAGATTCGCGACCGGCATCCGGACCTATGGGCGATTGTTGATGATCTCAACGACGCATTCGATCGGATCGACCGGCTAACGGCCGAGATTGATCATCGCGCCGCCCCCACCGACGACCTGGAGTAAGGCGGGGCGGAAACTCGGGGCATCCCCGGCGATGCGCAGCGCCCGGCGGCCGGGAGACGCTGGCGGCGGAGGCCACCCGCGCAGCCACAGGCCGTGGGAGGACACACCCCACGGCGCCTTCCCACGGCGCTTGCCTGGCTAGGTGGCCGCGGGTGCAACCGGTGCCGGTGCGGTCTGCGTCTCCACCAACAGGGCCGCGGCGATGGCGTCGAAGGCGCGCAGGGTGGGGAAGAGCCTGGCCGGATCCTGCGGCAGCGGCCAGCTGGACAGCTTCACCGCCACCACCCGGGCGGGGCGGTTGATGTAGACCATCTGCCCGTGGATCCCCAGGCAGAGCAGCACGTCGTTGCCCGCGTAGGGGAACCACATCTGGTTCCGGTACATCCCCCCGGGCATCAGGTACTCGCCCGGGCCGGTGGCGAAGGCATCGCGGGAATCCGGGGCCCCGGCCAGGGTCTGGTCGATCCACTCCGGGGAGAGCACGCGTTCGCCGGCCAGCGAGAGGCCGTCGTCCAGGAAGAGGGAGCCGAAGCGGGCCATGTCGCGCAGCGTGGCGTTGATCCCGCCGTCGAAGATCCCGGTGCCGAACTGGTCGATGCCGATCGTGGCGTCGGATTCGGCACCGATCTTGCCCCACACCAAGCGGGACATCAGCTCGGGCATGGTGGACCCGGCGGCGGCCTCGCAAACCCAGCCGAGCATGTCGGACTCGCAGGAGCGGTACTCGAAGACCCCGCCGTGGGCGGTCTTGCGCCGCAGCGTGCTCAGGTACGGGTACATGCCGGTGGGCCCGGGGGGCTTGGTGGGCGACCAGCCGATGGCCTGTTCCAGCATCCGGATCCCCGCCAGCGGGTCCAGGTAGTCCTCGGAGAACTCGATGCCCGAGCGCATGTCCAGCAGGTCGCGCACCGTGGCCCCGGCATAGCCGGTGTCGGCCAACTCGGGCAGGTAGCCGGTCAGTTGCGCCTCGGCATCCAGCACCCCGGAATCGCACAGGGCCCCGGCCACCGCGCCGATGAGCGACTTGCTCATCGACATCAACAGGTGCTGCGAGCCCGGGGCCATCTCACCGAAGTACTGCTCCGTGAGCACCCGGCCGCGGTGCAGCAGCATCCAGCCGTCGGTCTCGGTGGACGCCATGACCGATCCCACGCTCATGGGCGCTTCCCCGGGGACGGCCGCCGCCAACATGACGGAGTCCAGGTCGCGGTGTGCCGCCGGAAGCTGCGCCGCCTCTCCCTTCCCCCGGGATATCGTCGCGGTGGGCAGGAAATCGGCCATGTGCTGGAAGGACCAGCGCAGGTTCTCGGGCAGTTTCCAGTTGTTCATGTCCACCCCGGCGGAGTGGTGATCCAGGTTCGTGCCGTCCACGAGCGTTGCCTTCCTGTGCTGAACCGTTGCAGCGTTCAATTGCTGCTTTGGCGCTTCGTCGCCGCACCGTTGCGGCTTTTTCGTTGCCGTGCCGGTGCGGCGTTGGTCTGTTTGGACCCTACCACCGGGTTTTCCCTCCGTCCCGCAGCGTTCTTCATTCGTTTGTGGCGGCCGTCAATGTGACACCGGGTGGCACGGGTACCGGCATCCTGCCCCGTCTAATCGCCGATAACCGACCCATGGAAAGTGCGACTTTCGTCCCGCCCGAGTCCCGTTCACCCACGGGCATGAAGCCGACGCGCACGGAACCTCCAGGGAATGCCAACGAGGGCCCCGGCTTGGGGAACCCAGGACCCTCGCATGCAGCGCGACATTGGCGCGGCGCATAGCCCGAAACTCACGGGCGGGGGAACCCGAAAATCGAGCCGGTCGGCTTTGCCTGCGGACCCCGAAAAGGCCTTCGCAGGCCTCACATCGGTCCGCAGTCCCAGGTTGGGCCGTGGCACGATTCTTCCCGCCTGCCCCTGTGGAAAGCTTGATCGTTGCAGCGTCGGCTCGTTCCCCTTGAACTGTTCCGGTAAACATGCGTAACTCTTCGAAAAGCATGATTTCCCGCTCGGAATACTACTGCCAACTGCTCCCCTGAAACGTGCCGGGATCGGGGTATCACTTCATACGGGCCGGGGCAGGTCCAAGGCCACCCGATATCCCTTGCCGCCCATGGCGAAGGCGACAGCTATCGACGATCTTATGACAACGTGACCTCGTCGAGGCCATGGAGCGGAGCGCGGTCCCACGGCGAAAGTGCGCCGACACGCTGTCCGCTCTTCATTACCGCTGGTCAGGTCCGCTACCTCAGCCGCGAACAAAAACGCCAGCAAGTATTCCCTGTCCATGCATGTCGATACCCCCGGAAAAGTCAATGCATTGCCTCAGATTTAAACCTCCGGGAAGTACTCTGGTGCCTGCGGGATGTTTGTGTTTACGATGTGCTCAACGTTGCACCTGTGGTTGAAGGTGCACATGCTAACCGCTCCGTCGCGGGGACGACGGACATACGGATGGGGATGCAATGGTTGACCTGCAGAGGTTCGAGAACGCGCACTATCTCACGGTGGCCGAGGTGGCCCTGTCGATGCGGGTGTCGAAAATGACCGTCTACCGGCTGGTGCATGCCGGCCAGCTGCCCGCCGTGCGTTTCGGCAGGTCCTACCGCGTGCCCGAACTGGCGGTGGAGGAATACCTGGTTGCCGAGCAGCACGCGGCCACGTCGCCGGTCCCCCGCCTCACGGCCCCCTGACAATGCAACGCCGGCTGCCTGTGCCAGGGGCCGGCGGTCGGGGCGATGACAACGACATGCCCGTTGCGTTCCTTCTTCGTCCCGCGTGCCTGGTGGGTTTGCAGGCACACACAGGAAAACCGTTCATGAATCCGCGCTGGATTCCTCGCCGGACACCAACCATCCGACCAGCCGGATTGCGGCATTCCGCGACCGCGCCATCCCTTGCCGGATGGCAAGCCGCATTGCCCGAAACACAATCGCTTTGGGGGAATCATGAAAAAAATCGTCTCCGTGCTCGCATCCGGTGCCCTGGTCCTCGGGACGTTCGCCCTGGCGCCACCGGCACTCGCCGCACCCCCGGAGGTCCGGCCGCCTGTAGCTTCCCCGGTTTCCGTGGCCGCCGCAGGATCCACCTCCCCGAGGATCCTCACAGGCGCCAAGAAGACCACCACGACCGACAAACCGAACAAGTCGGTCCAGACGACCAGGCTTCCGGTCCTGCAATCCTCGAGCACCACGAACCGCAAAAACTTCACGGCCTATGCGAACGAGGCCGTCGCGGCCGAACTGAAGGCCTTCAATGCCGCACGCAAGGGCAAATGCCGGGGGAACACGAGTGCCACCTTTGATGCTCGGCCCGGCAGCACGGGCGTCTACAAGGGCCGCTACGCCTCCGTCACCATGAACTTCTCCCTGCACCTCTGCGGGGCCGCGGCAACAAGCAAGGCACGGTCCTTCACGGTGAACCTGAAAACCGGCAAAAAGGTCGGCATCTCCACCTTCGTCTCCCAGAACGACATCACCACCAAGATGGCGGTGGCCAACAACTTCGCGGCCGCCAAGAACAAGTGCCTCGGCGAACTGAACCCGGCCTCCCGCGATTTCCCCCGACCCATCGCCTGGGACCTCTCGGCCAAGGGCATCCGGCTCCACTACGCGAAGAAATCCGCAGGAACCGGCACCTGCGAAACCCCCACCGTGCTGCTGCCCTGGACCGAGGTGGCCACCGCTCAGGACATGAGGGGCGCGGTCCAGAACCGCACCTACGTCGGCACCCTCACCTACGACAAGGACTACGCAACGTACCGGGGCGAAGTCATCGTGACCTCCGTCCAGGGCCGCAAGGTGACGGTGTTCGATACCTTCCTTTTCAGCGACGGGGCCTGCCTCCACGGCGTCCGCACCGGCACCAGCGCCATCCTCAGCCAGTTCGGGGGCGACAACACCAAGTTCAACGCACGATTCAAGGACACCTCCGCCAACCCGAAATTCGACACCGCCCAGTTCGGAAAGGGATGGCACGAAGCAACCGCCACCGAGATCAAGAACATCGTCCGCACAGTCGGCGGCCCGATGTTCACCGCCCACCAAGTGTGCGGGTCCTAATTCTTCCCTACGGCGAACCGGTCTGGATCAGATGCGCTAGAGGGACTCCTCCCGTGGCAAGGCACCAGGCGATGGAAGCGGCTGCTGAATCGTCCCGTTGATCTTGTCTCAAATACATGAGCGGTCCGTCTTCGAAGGGACGTCCGTTCCCGCCAACGACGGCACCTCTGGAACGCGGTGCCCTCGTTCCCGGCAGATTCGGTTCAATCACAGACATGTAGCCACCGCATTCAAGCTCCGCCGGGGAATGCCGACGAGGGTCCTGGCTCGGGCGGGCCAAAACCCTCGCTGCACCGCAACATTGATGCGGCGCTTGGCCCGAAATTCAAGGCAGGGAACCCAAAAATCGATCCGGACGGCTTTACCTCCGGACCCCGGATAGGTCTGCCGCACGGCACGCGTCGGCAAGGAGTCCCGGTTTCGGCCGCATAACGACTGTCCCGGCCAGACCCGTGGAAAGCTTTGGCCCTTGCCGGGATGGCTCATTGAAAGTCGATGAGTCCCCGAGATCAAAGTGCCGCTTCCTGGAGGGGTCGTAGCTGGTTTCCCGTGGGCACAACAAAAATCGAGCCCCTACTAGGTGCTGCATCGGCACGGAAATGGAGAATCCCCACCGACGATTTTCACGGAGACTAGGGAACCCCCGCCACATCGCAGTCAATGGCCAGCGAGGCTCCATATTGCGCGAATATGCGGCTACACTTCGGCGGACTTCTCCTGGCAGAGCCCGGATCTTTAGGGTCCGCATGGTCGGTTCGCTCACGGCCACCTCCACCGCAGTGCCGGCCAGATCCAGTTTGTGGATTCCTGCCGGAATTACCAGGCTGTAGGCCAACTTCGCACCGACTTTTTGACAGTTCTGTCATACGGCCGCGAAGTCTCTGGAACAAGGCCAAAGCATGGTCCTTTTACAGTTTCCCCGATTCCTGGGCAGCGTCCGGTGCTGCACCTAGCGTGGCGTGCATGCTTGCCCTCGGTTTCGTTCCCCCAAATCCCAAGAAAAGCCTCCCATTTTTCTATGGCACAGCCAAGGGCGCTGGGTATCGGGCGGGGAGTTTCGTCGGATCTGAGGAACGTTGATATGGTTGCGTTTACGCAGGTGACCCCCAAGTACCTGCGCAACCATTCGCCGATGCCCAATCCCCCCCAGAAAGGCATCTGCGAACGAAAGGCCCCACCCTTGCGCGGGTGGGGCCTTATGCGCGCGTCAAACGGACAGCAATTGAGGCCTGCCCACCATTTGGGTGGTCGCGACCAAGGATGCGTTGCGCTTTTCAACGACCTGGATCCTAGCTAGCCCGTGTTCCAAGACGGCCTGCACAATGACATGCAGTGCATTGATTCGTTCCTAGCGATCACCCGCACCAGAGCTACATCTTCACCTGTTGCTCCGACCAAATGAAGTGATTGTCTCTTCATTGGCCGAGAGGTTCGCACCAACACTTGTCACAGGCCGGTGCCTTCCATCAATCCACAGGTGTTCGTTAGCCCGAACCCATGAGCTGAAGAATCCCGGAGATGATGTTCGCCTCGCGTGAGATCTGGCGCCAGGCATTTTCCTTGGTTCCTGCTGCACACCGCGCTTCTGCAAATGATGTCTCCCTCGTTGGGGACAGCTCCCATAAGGGCTCTCATGTGCCGTCAAGGGACCGCACAAACTGCCGCTGCCGCCGTGACACGCAGCAGGGGCGGTGTTCCAAATCAAGCAGCCAAAGTTCGAAACGATTGGCAACGAGAACAACCGCAAGATATGACCCGTCTAACGGAGGCTAGGCCTCTTGATGGTACGTGCCGTTGACGATCTTTCCGTCCGAGCCTTGGTGCACTTCGGTGACGTCAAGGATGCGGGTTCCTTCCACGGACAACCACCCTGTCGGGCCATATTCGAAAAGCACCTTGCTGTATCCGGTTTCGGGGACATGGATGATCTGAAGCACTCCACTGGCAAGGATCTTGTACCCGGTTTGTGAGGTGCGGTCCTCACGATTGCCCCCGTGATGGGTGACGTGGTAGCTCATCGGTTCCTCTTTTCGCCCGGGCGAACATGCCTGTATGGCAGGTTGAGAACGAACCCTACCAATAATTCGCATCCAAATCCTCGTGAACTGACCCACATCCAACTACCTTGACAGACGCCCGCAGCTACCTCTGAGGCTTGCTCTAGGCCCACACGCTCACCTCACAACCGGGTGCCGATCAACCCCTAGAACAAGCGGATGCGGGGACAGGCTTCAGTTCGATATTTGTATCTGAAATCTCATCCATATATGTGTGGGCCAGAACCTTTGCGATCACTACCTGCCCTCCTCTTTTCTCCACGTCGGACGCTACCGGCGATGGGCGAATTAGCGAGGAGGCCCGCAGACACTGTTGGGCGAGAACACTGATGCCATATCTCGTGTGTTGGCCTCAAACACAGGCGTATGCAAGGCTCAACCATCAGGACTTGTTGGCATCCACGCAATGATCTGGTGATCTGGAAGGCGTCTAGACGATCCGTGTGGCAGCGTGGAAAGACGTCCCCGGGGCCCCTGGGAACAAATTCCCTTTCTGTCTCTCCACAGCGGAACGAGTTGGGAGGTTTCCAGCCCAAGACCGAGGAGCAGCCGTTTTGATGAAGAAGCTTCAGAAAGTAACCAGCCCAATTGTTGTTGATGATCAGACATTGCCTGGGGACGAGCCTGTCCCAGCGCCCCCACCCGACCCAACGCCGGTACCGGACTCGGTCCATCCGCCGTCTCCACGGCCGGACCCGAATTCTGCCCCCCTTTCCTCCACCGTCACCGGGGCCAGTGCCCGATCCGGGTAGAACGGGGCCGCTGCGGGCGACGGGCATCTGAGGCTGCTCCCCGGACAGAAATCCGTGGGGCCAAGGCCAGCCGCACCAAGTCTCATAAGCACCTACGCGAGCATCGCGGTTCCACGGACACCGCGGTACAGCTCAGCGCCCCGGTGCCCGCGTTGGCGACCCCTCGTACAAATGGGAAGGACCGGCAATGTTCGAATCCCCCAGC
It contains:
- a CDS encoding AI-2E family transporter, which produces MTTHDADEAKGPAAPADGPPDSGTLEPEIPGKLPGTPTQPDALQVEETVATAPWWRRVIGRAQHTWDSRIKPPENFGFPPDPGHDVPAPAAETLNGARAHPVAFGFLFTVGVGLALLGFFLLTNVGSLVTWIAIALFIALGLDPVVRYFVGRGLSRIAAVLITMALLLGVAGGFIGIIIPTIVTQTAQFIERAPSIVDEFLKSEFFVSLDRQYQVSDRISQEIGKFFTDTGAVGGIFGGVLGVGSVVAQGLFGVFIVLVLAIYFLASLPAFMAFCYRLAPRSKRARTEKLGNTITRSVGNYVMGQAVVAVLNATVALILMSILNVPFAALLTLMVAILAFIPLVGAAIAGILVSLISLTLGWQTAVVYAICYFGYLQLEAYFISPRIMQKAVSVPGAVAVISVIAGGTLMGVAGALMAIPTAAAAMLLLREVFIVRQDRR
- a CDS encoding DUF6457 domain-containing protein, which translates into the protein MSPSAGPISAFYVGYAAALAATSGHIDPQKAVRSAVEKALKLCEAGNEQGPDRGGWAETAR
- a CDS encoding serine hydrolase — translated: MDGTNLDHHSAGVDMNNWKLPENLRWSFQHMADFLPTATISRGKGEAAQLPAAHRDLDSVMLAAAVPGEAPMSVGSVMASTETDGWMLLHRGRVLTEQYFGEMAPGSQHLLMSMSKSLIGAVAGALCDSGVLDAEAQLTGYLPELADTGYAGATVRDLLDMRSGIEFSEDYLDPLAGIRMLEQAIGWSPTKPPGPTGMYPYLSTLRRKTAHGGVFEYRSCESDMLGWVCEAAAGSTMPELMSRLVWGKIGAESDATIGIDQFGTGIFDGGINATLRDMARFGSLFLDDGLSLAGERVLSPEWIDQTLAGAPDSRDAFATGPGEYLMPGGMYRNQMWFPYAGNDVLLCLGIHGQMVYINRPARVVAVKLSSWPLPQDPARLFPTLRAFDAIAAALLVETQTAPAPVAPAAT
- a CDS encoding FdhF/YdeP family oxidoreductase; the encoded protein is MARKNPPRVDEPTDDEMEVGKPKTWAAGLPGVMHSMVPALKDMGVDRSRKTLLAMNHRDGFDCMSCAWPDPDHRKAFEFCENGAKAVTWEATPITVESGFWAEHSVSELRGQSEYWLGQQGRLTEPVYKPAGEDHYRPVGWDEAFSIIGTKLNSLASPDEAAFYTSGRTSNEAAFIYQLFVRAFGTNNLPDCSNMCHESTGWAMGQTLGIGKSTIAYDDFGKSDLIIIVGQNPGTNHPRMLTALEEAKGNGAAIVAVNPLPEAGLRRYKNPQEVKGIIGRGTDIADQFMQIRLGGDMALLQAVSKRVLEAEEASPGTVLDRQFIEDHCEGLEELKAHLARLDEDAVLESTGLRREEIDELAVRYLKAERVIITWAMGLTQQKRRWPPSRRSSTCCCCAATSVNPAPGRPRSAGTPTCRGDRTMGIWEQMPPSFLDAIEKEFGFNPPREHGTDAVQTIQKMRDGEMKVFVALGGNLVAAISDTHEAEAAMEKLEMSVQISTKLNRSHTVVGREALILPTMGRTEIDRQASGEQFVSVEDTVCAVHPSWGKVEPVAPHPLSEVAIVSRMARATLGQKVNVDWTGFEKNYDLVREHISRVVVGCADYNQRIRQDGGFVMANGPRDSRTFHTATGKAVFTVNDLEHVQCPPGRLILQTMRSHDQFNTTIYGHNDRYRGIMKGRQVVFVNPKDLAELGLQDGQYVDIHGEYVDHKERVLRNYRVVAYPSARGCAAAYYPEANVLVPLEAVAEGSNTPVSKHVVVKLVPASDGHEVGASVTA
- a CDS encoding helix-turn-helix domain-containing protein → MVDLQRFENAHYLTVAEVALSMRVSKMTVYRLVHAGQLPAVRFGRSYRVPELAVEEYLVAEQHAATSPVPRLTAP
- a CDS encoding cyclodeaminase/cyclohydrolase family protein; this translates as MDGAEEFTTQSSTVEDWTRALAESTGSPGGGAGTGLMLAIAASLTSMVAGYTEADAREHGELSRVRARARSLRQDALRLADQDASASRAFGAAFRLEPGPERDAAISRASIDAAKASAVLGRRAIVAIGDLAWLAANGNPALIADVVVAFGALRATVAGARTNVSFDLAALTSGGSTLEQIRDRHPDLWAIVDDLNDAFDRIDRLTAEIDHRAAPTDDLE